CATCTCATAATACCAAGGTCCCTCATCTTTAAGCATGTTTTCTCTGGTAATCCCGTGGGAACGAAAAAGACGCAACTTGTCCGCGTACTTCTCAGAATCTGTTACAATGATGCCGCCTTCACCCGTTGTAATATGCTTCACCGGATGGAAGCTAAACATCGTCATATCTGCAAGCGTACCGACATTACGCCCTTTATAGAGGGCCCCTAGCGAGTGTGCTGCGTCTTGAATGATCGTGAGCCCATGTGCCTTTGCTAAACCATAAATTTCATCCATATCTACGGGTTGACCTGTGAAATCCACGGGGATAATTGCCTTAGTACGGGGTGTAATGTGAGTGTGAATCTGTCCAGGGTCAATATTGTAAGTCTCAGGATTAATATCCGCGAAAATCGGTTTACCGCCCATGTAGAGTACGCAATTTGCACTTGCAGCAAATGTAATCGGTGTGGTAATAACCTCATCTCCGGGTCCAATACCAGCTGCGAAGCAAGCACCATGCAAGGCTGCTGTTCCGTTGCAAAAGGCAACGGCATATTTCGCTCCGACAAACTCAGCAACAGCCTGCTCGAACTTGGCAATAAGGGGGCCTTGTGTAATCAAGGGCCCCCTTAACGTTTCTACAACTAACGCTATATCTTCTTCATCAATCCACTGCATGCCGTAAGGCAAGAATTCATCACGAACAGGTCGTCCGCCTTCAATTGCTAACATGGCTCTATCTTGCCTCCTTAGTTATGAGTATTAATGCTTCATCCACGCTTCTGTTCTAACAATGCCTTCTTCAAGTGTAACCAAAGGCTCCCAGCCCAACAGCTGCTTCGCTTTATTAAAGTTGCAAAGAAGCTTTTGAATTTCGCTTTGGGGATGAATATGCTTCACATGGTGGATTTTGGACTCGTCTCCAACAATTAGCTTAGCCAGATCGTTAATTGTTATATCCCTACCTAACCCTGCATTCACAATCTGTCCATCTACTTCAGTAGCATACCCGGCCATAACTACGAATCTAGCGCAATCCTCTACGAAAAGTAAATCGCGTGTTTGTGTACCTTCACCGTAGATATGAACTTCTTTGCCAGCTAATTTCTGTTTGATGAAGATTGCTACGACTCCACCTTCGCCGCCGGATTTTTGGAAAGGACCGTAAGTATTAAACGGACGTATGACGACAGCAGGCAAACCATATGCATAATAGTAGGACAAGACCATATTTTCTGCAGCAATTTTAGACCCTGCGTAAGGCGATGCCGGTTTAATGGGGTGAAGCTCGCTAATACCCGTCTCATCCGTACACTGATCATAGACCATACAAGTACTCATAAAAACAATCTTCGTCTGATGCTTGCGGCACTGCTCCAATACATAAAACGTACCTAGCGTATCATTATTGAACGTGGTCCGCGGGTCATCGATGGAATCCTGAACGTTGATGGAAGCTCCCAAGTGATAGCAAATATCAAAGGAAACTTCAGCAAACAAAGATTCCAACAGGGCTTCTTCTTTGATATCCCCCTGAATAAACTTTATAAAATTGGCATGTGTCTTAAACTCTTCCAGGTTCTCCTCGACGCCGTTCGATAAATCATCCAACACCCATACCTGCTGGCCGTCCTCTAGCAACCTCTTTACCACCCATCGACCGATAAAACCCGCTCCGCCTGTAACGAGAACCCTCTGATCTGAAGTTATATGTGATCCCATGATAATGGAGTTCCTTTCTTAATAGCTGTTTTTGCCTGCTTGCCTATAATAATGTCATAATATTTCGGTGCCAAACCATGACCCGGCCGAATTGCCCTTACATTCTTAGCTGTAAATACATCCCCCGGCTGCATATCCTCCGCAACATACAGAGAACGTCGATGTTTCATAGATGCTTGTTCCTTGACAAGCGGACCATAGC
This genomic window from Paenibacillus hexagrammi contains:
- the pseC gene encoding UDP-4-amino-4,6-dideoxy-N-acetyl-beta-L-altrosamine transaminase, with amino-acid sequence MLAIEGGRPVRDEFLPYGMQWIDEEDIALVVETLRGPLITQGPLIAKFEQAVAEFVGAKYAVAFCNGTAALHGACFAAGIGPGDEVITTPITFAASANCVLYMGGKPIFADINPETYNIDPGQIHTHITPRTKAIIPVDFTGQPVDMDEIYGLAKAHGLTIIQDAAHSLGALYKGRNVGTLADMTMFSFHPVKHITTGEGGIIVTDSEKYADKLRLFRSHGITRENMLKDEGPWYYEMQELGYNYRITDLQAALGISQLEKLPMFLEKRRSIAEAYDAGFKDMEEVDTPYQLPNTQSSWHLYMLRFNIELLTATRRQLFEALRAENIGVHVHYIPVYLHPYYQQLGYTTGLCPRAEKWYGEVLTLPIFPRMSAKDFQDVIDAVKKVIRRYRK
- a CDS encoding dTDP-glucose 4,6-dehydratase; the protein is MGSHITSDQRVLVTGGAGFIGRWVVKRLLEDGQQVWVLDDLSNGVEENLEEFKTHANFIKFIQGDIKEEALLESLFAEVSFDICYHLGASINVQDSIDDPRTTFNNDTLGTFYVLEQCRKHQTKIVFMSTCMVYDQCTDETGISELHPIKPASPYAGSKIAAENMVLSYYYAYGLPAVVIRPFNTYGPFQKSGGEGGVVAIFIKQKLAGKEVHIYGEGTQTRDLLFVEDCARFVVMAGYATEVDGQIVNAGLGRDITINDLAKLIVGDESKIHHVKHIHPQSEIQKLLCNFNKAKQLLGWEPLVTLEEGIVRTEAWMKH